In the genome of Podarcis raffonei isolate rPodRaf1 chromosome 17, rPodRaf1.pri, whole genome shotgun sequence, one region contains:
- the ATP6V1A gene encoding V-type proton ATPase catalytic subunit A, with protein sequence MDFSKLPKVRDEDREDAFGYVFGVSGPVVTACNMAGAAMYELVRVGHCELVGEIIRLEGDMATIQVYEETSGVSVGDPVLRTGKPLSVELGPGIMGAIFDGIQRPLSDISTQTQSIYIPRGVNVTALSRDLKWDFSPVKNLRVGSHITGGDIYGLVTENSLIKHKIMLPPRNRGTVTYIAPPGNYDASDVVLELEFEGVKEKFTMVQVWPVRQVRPVTEKLPANHPLLTGQRVLDALFPCVQGGTTAIPGAFGCGKTVISQSLSKYSNSDVIIYVGCGERGNEMSEVLRDFPELTMEVDGKVESIMKRTALVANTSNMPVAAREASIYTGITLSEYFRDMGYNVSMMADSTSRWAEALREISGRLAEMPADSGYPAYLGARLASFYERAGRVKCLGNPEREGSVSIVGAVSPPGGDFSDPVTSATLGIVQVFWGLDKKLAQRKHFPSVNWLISYSKYTRALDEYYDKHFPEFVPLRTKAKEILQEEEDLAEIVQLVGKASLAETDKITLEVAKLIKDDFLQQNGYTPYDRFCPFYKTVGILSNMIAFYDMARRAVETTAQSDNKITWAIIRENMNEILYRLTSMKFKDPVKDGEAKIKADYAQLFEDMQNAFRSLED encoded by the exons AACATGGCAGGTGCCGCTATGTATGAACTGGTAcgagttggccactgtgagctgGTCGGAGAAATTATCCGGCTGGAGGGGGACATGGCAACTATTCAGGTATATGAGGAAACCT CTGGTGTTTCCGTAGGAGACCCCGTACTCCGTACTGGCAAGCCCCTCTCGGTGGAGCTTGGCCCTGGAATCATGGGAGCCATTTTTGACGGTATTCAGAGGCCTCTGTCAGACATCAGCACTCAAACCCAGAGCATTTACATCCCCAGAGGAGTCAATGTGACAGCTCTGAGCAGAGATCTCAAATGGGACTTCTCGCCTGTCAAAAACCTGCGG GTTGGCAGTCATATCACAGGCGGTGATATTTATGGCCTAGTGACTGAAAACTCTCTCATCAAACACAAGATCATGTTGCCCCCGCGAAACAGGGGGACAGTGACCTACATTGCTCCACCTGGGAATTACGACGCGTCT GATGTTGTGTTGGAGCTGGAGTTTGAGGGAGTGAAGGAGAAATTCACTATGGTCCAGGTCTGGCCTGTACGGCAAGTCCGCCCTGTCACAGAAAAGTTGCCCGCCAATCACCCTCTCTTAACGGGTCAGAGAGTCCTTGATGCCCTCTTTCC GTGTGTTCAAGGAGGCACGACGGCTATTCCTGGGGCTTTTGGCTGCGGAAAGACTGTGATTTCTCAGTCTCTATCCAAATATTCCAACAGTGATGTTATCATATACGTAGGCTGTGGGGAACGAGGAAATGAAATGTCTGAAGTCCTCAGAGACTTCCCAGAG CTCACAATGGAGGTTGATGGGAAGGTCGAAAGCATTATGAAGAGAACTGCTCTGGTCGCAAACACCTCCAACATGCCTGTGGCTGCCAGGGAAGCTTCCATCTACACTG GGATCACCTTGTCTGAGTATTTCCGCGACATGGGCTACAATGTCAGTATGATGGCTGACTCTACATCCCGATGGGCGGAGGCCCTTCGAGAAATTTCGGGACGCCTCGCTGAGATGCCTGCTG ATAGCGGTTATCCAGCCTATCTCGGCGCCCGCTTGGCTTCTTTCTACGAACGGGCCGGCAGAGTGAAGTGTCTGGGGAACCCAGAGAGGGAAGGGAGCGTCAGCATTGTGGGAGC TGTATCTCCTCCGGGCGGCGACTTCTCTGACCCTGTTACTTCTGCTACTCTGGGCATCGTTCAG GTGTTCTGGGGCTTGGATAAGAAGCTTGCTCAGCGTAAGCACTTCCCATCTGTGAATTGGCTGATCAGCTACAGCAAGTACACGCGCGCTCTAGACGAGTACTATGACAAGCACTTCCCAGAGTTTGTCCCCTTGAGGACTAAAGCAAAGGAGATCTTGCAGGAAGAGGAGGATCTCGCAGAGATTGTTCAGCTGGTGGGGAAG GCTTCCTTGGCAGAAACAGACAAAATTACATTGGAAGTTGCCAAGCTCATTAAAGATGACTTCCTGCAACAGAATGGCTACACTCCATATGACAG GTTCTGCCCATTTTATAAGACAGTGGGAATACTGTCCAACATGATCGCGTTTTATGATATGGCACGTCGAGCAGTTGAGACCACTGCCCAGAGTGACAATAAGATCACTTGGGCCATCATCAGAGAGAACATGAATGAGATTCTTTACCGACTCACATCAATGAAATTCAAG GACCCAGTGAAAGATGGAGAggccaagatcaaagcagactACGCCCAGCTCTTTGAAGACATGCAGAATGCATTCCGCAGTTTGGAAGACTAG